The window AGAAATAATAGATTTATGATTAAGTATATGGAGTGTTTTGATGAGTGAATCATCACCGTTGGAGGTCCATGTCCTTGCCAGTGGTAGCAAGGGCAATTGTACAGTAATAAAAAAAGGGAACTCTGTCATATTGCATGATGTAGGCATTAGTTGCCGGCGCATTGTCAATGGGTTAAAAGAATTGCATATAGACATGGCTCAGGTGGAGGGCATATTCGTCAGTCATGAACATAGTGATCATATTGCGGGACTACAACAATTACTAAAACGATTTGATCTTCCTGTGTATACGAAGCAGGGCACATGGCGTGAAATTCAAGATAAGTTAATCGTACCGAAGAATCGATTGATTGAGCTTACAAAGGGCAGTTTAACGTTGGGCGGTCTCACCGTAGAGCCGTTTTCGGTAAGTCATGATGCGGCTGATCCAATTGGAATAAATGTGTTTGCTGGGAACGATAAGGCAACTGTTGTTACTGATACAGGTGTGATTTCAGATGATATTTTACGCAGGCTTGATGATACGACGCTGTTAGTGCTAGAGGCAAATTATGATCCGCATATGTTGCGTTTCGGACCCTATCAGCCGTTTTTAAAACAACGTGTGGCTAGTGATGAAGGTCATTTGAGTAATGAAATGGCTGCACAAGCTCTACTCATGATGAAGCGTCCTAATTTTATGCAAGTTATATTGGCTCATCGATCTGAAAATAATAATAATGCTGTCCTTGTTACTCAAACTATTGGTAAAATGCTTGTGGATGGTGGTGTTCGTATTGGACCTGAAATGAAGCTGCAACATGGTCAACCTAATGAAATCGTGTCCATCCAATCTGTGAAGAGGTAAAAATGAGATTTTATATAGTCTGTATTGGTAAATTGAAGAATGCTTATTTACGTGAGGGTGTAGCAGAGTTTGTGAAACGTATGCGTCCCTATGGTGGTATTACAATTACAGAGCTGAATGAAAGTAAAATTGGAGATAAGCCGAGTGATGCGGATCGCAAACAAGTTGTTGCCGAAGAAGGAGACCGTTT of the Veillonella parvula genome contains:
- a CDS encoding MBL fold metallo-hydrolase, with amino-acid sequence MSESSPLEVHVLASGSKGNCTVIKKGNSVILHDVGISCRRIVNGLKELHIDMAQVEGIFVSHEHSDHIAGLQQLLKRFDLPVYTKQGTWREIQDKLIVPKNRLIELTKGSLTLGGLTVEPFSVSHDAADPIGINVFAGNDKATVVTDTGVISDDILRRLDDTTLLVLEANYDPHMLRFGPYQPFLKQRVASDEGHLSNEMAAQALLMMKRPNFMQVILAHRSENNNNAVLVTQTIGKMLVDGGVRIGPEMKLQHGQPNEIVSIQSVKR